Below is a window of Sulfitobacter sp. SK012 DNA.
GGCGGGCGGCCCACGTGGCTGGAAATCGGCTTTGGGGGCGGCGAACATATGGTGCATCAAGCCGGGCTAAACCCGGATGTGGGCATCATCGGCTGCGAGCCATACCTTAATGGTGTGGCCATGCTACTAGGCAAGATCAGGCGGGCAGGGGTCAACAACGTTGCGGTGCATCCCGGTGATGTGCGCGACATTTTTGATGTGTTGCCTGCGGCTTCGATTGACCGAGCGTTTCTGCTCTATCCCGATCCCTGGCCAAAGGCGCGTCACCACCGTCGCCGCTTTGTGACGCCTGAGCATTTGGAGCCTTTGCACCGCGTACTACGCCCCGGTGCCATTTTTCGCGTAGCGACGGACATTGAAGATTACGTGCGCCAGACGCTCGAAGAGGTGCCGCGGCAGGGGTTTGAATGGCTTGCAGAAGGGCCAGACGACTGGCGCAAGCCATGGGATGATTGGATATCGACCCGGTACGAGCAAAAAGCCCTGCGCGAGGGGCGCGTGCCACATTATTTGAC
It encodes the following:
- the trmB gene encoding tRNA (guanine(46)-N(7))-methyltransferase TrmB, which translates into the protein MSHPQRPRRNFYGRLKGKSLKPSQKGYIAEDLDALSPGPVDWEANPTRTPLDLDGLFGGRPTWLEIGFGGGEHMVHQAGLNPDVGIIGCEPYLNGVAMLLGKIRRAGVNNVAVHPGDVRDIFDVLPAASIDRAFLLYPDPWPKARHHRRRFVTPEHLEPLHRVLRPGAIFRVATDIEDYVRQTLEEVPRQGFEWLAEGPDDWRKPWDDWISTRYEQKALREGRVPHYLTFRRI